The genomic interval GAATTCAAATATATTCTCTTATGATTGGAGCTGTAAAAGATTATCGTTTTATCCTTCAAGTTTTCAACAATTCCAGCCGTCTTACTGTATCTGCTGACATTTACGAACAATATTCCGCATAATACAAAAACCGCTAAAGAAATATAATAAATTAGCTTTATTCTTTTCACCTTTTAAATCCACCTTCTACATAAAGTTAATAACCGAATATAATACTCTATATTGTATTTTATTTATTATATTTCTTTTTATGATAATTAACCCAATTAATACCATTACCTCCGTTTGCAGTACCCATCCAGTAATCAAAAGGCATTTTACTGCTGTCCGTCATATAATATGTATAAAAACGATATTCGTTTTTGTGCCACTTTATTCATACCTTCCAGTTCAATCAATTATTTTCCCCATATAAAAAAAATCATAATAATTTCCGTCCTTTTTCATCGCCATTCTTATTCTGCCTTCAATTTGAAAGCCCATTTTCTTGTAAAGCATGATGGCATGGTAATTATCTTCCCGTACCATAAGATCCACCTTTTTTATAATATGATTGCATTCAGCCCATTCAAAAAAATAATTTATGAGTGTAGTACCGACTCCTATATTCCAGTACTTCCTTAAAACGCTTATACCCATTTCCCCCCAGTGCTCAAGCCTCTTTCTACAA from Clostridiales bacterium carries:
- a CDS encoding GNAT family N-acetyltransferase, with the translated sequence MVTYRLKDGSECIIRKATVKDAAEIVKYSNTVGGESDFLSYGRNEFGHNIDQEKQMIKEYNESLNRIILLALVHGEISGVLTFWGNCRKRLEHWGEMGISVLRKYWNIGVGTTLINYFFEWAECNHIIKKVDLMVREDNYHAIMLYKKMGFQIEGRIRMAMKKDGNYYDFFYMGKIID